Proteins co-encoded in one Malus domestica chromosome 09, GDT2T_hap1 genomic window:
- the LOC114826993 gene encoding protein FLUORESCENT IN BLUE LIGHT, chloroplastic-like isoform X4, producing MSGMTGDVKLRFPAMGLLLGNSLMLTTPLEALAEACEADDSGFSMPILLFVALVGATVGGLVARQRKGELQRVNEQLRQINQSLRRQAKIESYAPSLSYSPIGAKILPESEVIVEPRKHELISRLKAGKNFLRNQETEKALDEFKTALELAQSMKDPIEEKKAARGLGASLQRLGKYRDAIKCHSMVLDISKREGEDSGNTEAYGAIADCYTELGDLERAGKFYDNYIARLESD from the exons GGAGATGTAAAGTTGAGATTCCCAGCAATGGGACTTCTTCTCGGCAATTCCTTAATGTTGACAACACCATTGGAAGCTTTGGCGGAAGCATGCGAGGCTGACGACTCGGGTTTCAGCATGCCTATACTGCTATTTGTAGCCCTTGTAGGGGCCACTGTTGGTG GCTTGGTTGCTCGGCAAAGGAAAGGAGAATTACAGCGAGTGAATGAACAGTTGCGTCAAATCAATCAATCTCTAAGGAGGCAAGCTAAGATCGAGTCATATGCTCCTAGTTTGAGTTATTCACCGATTGGTGCAAAAATACTACCGGAGAGTGAGGTGATAGTTGAGCCAAGGAAGCACGAGTTGATTTCTCGACTGAAAGCTGGGAAGAATTTTTTGAGAAATCAAGAAACGGAGAAAGCACTAGATGAGTTTAAGACAGCTCTTGAGCTTGCCCAAAGTATGAAGGACCCAATTGAGGAAAAGAAGGCTGCAAGAGGTTTAG GAGCCTCACTGCAAAGATTGGGCAAGTACCGAGACGCTATTAAGTGCCATTCTATGGTGTTGGACATCTCCAAGCGAGAAGGAGAAGACTCAGGAAACACAGAAGCTTATGGAGCGATTGCTGATTGTTATACTGAGCTTGGAGATCTCGAGCGTGCAGGGAAGTTCTATGACAATTACATTGCGAGGTTGGAGTCCGACTGA
- the LOC114826993 gene encoding protein FLUORESCENT IN BLUE LIGHT, chloroplastic-like isoform X3: MKADYNFVLKGDVKLRFPAMGLLLGNSLMLTTPLEALAEACEADDSGFSMPILLFVALVGATVGGLVARQRKGELQRVNEQLRQINQSLRRQAKIESYAPSLSYSPIGAKILPESEVIVEPRKHELISRLKAGKNFLRNQETEKALDEFKTALELAQSMKDPIEEKKAARGLGASLQRLGKYRDAIKCHSMVLDISKREGEDSGNTEAYGAIADCYTELGDLERAGKFYDNYIARLESD; this comes from the exons GGAGATGTAAAGTTGAGATTCCCAGCAATGGGACTTCTTCTCGGCAATTCCTTAATGTTGACAACACCATTGGAAGCTTTGGCGGAAGCATGCGAGGCTGACGACTCGGGTTTCAGCATGCCTATACTGCTATTTGTAGCCCTTGTAGGGGCCACTGTTGGTG GCTTGGTTGCTCGGCAAAGGAAAGGAGAATTACAGCGAGTGAATGAACAGTTGCGTCAAATCAATCAATCTCTAAGGAGGCAAGCTAAGATCGAGTCATATGCTCCTAGTTTGAGTTATTCACCGATTGGTGCAAAAATACTACCGGAGAGTGAGGTGATAGTTGAGCCAAGGAAGCACGAGTTGATTTCTCGACTGAAAGCTGGGAAGAATTTTTTGAGAAATCAAGAAACGGAGAAAGCACTAGATGAGTTTAAGACAGCTCTTGAGCTTGCCCAAAGTATGAAGGACCCAATTGAGGAAAAGAAGGCTGCAAGAGGTTTAG GAGCCTCACTGCAAAGATTGGGCAAGTACCGAGACGCTATTAAGTGCCATTCTATGGTGTTGGACATCTCCAAGCGAGAAGGAGAAGACTCAGGAAACACAGAAGCTTATGGAGCGATTGCTGATTGTTATACTGAGCTTGGAGATCTCGAGCGTGCAGGGAAGTTCTATGACAATTACATTGCGAGGTTGGAGTCCGACTGA
- the LOC103443668 gene encoding oligouridylate-binding protein 1B-like: protein MQHQRLKQQQQQALMQQALLQQHSLYHPGLLAPPQIEPIPSGNLPPGFDPSTCRSVYVGNIHTQVTEPLLQEVFASTGAVESCKLIRKEKSSYGFIHYFDRRSAALAIVSLNGRHLFGQPIKVNWAYASGQREDTSGHFNIFVGDLSPEVTDATLFACFSVYNSCSDARVMWDQKTGRSRGFGFVSFRIQQDAQNAINDLTGKWLGSRQIRCNWATKGAAANEDKQSSDAKSVVELTNGTSEDGKDTANSEAPENNPQYTTVYVGNLAPEVSQLDLHRHFHALGVGVIEEVRLQRDKGFGFVRFNTHSEAALAIQMGNTQSILCGRQIKCSWGSKPTPPGTVSNPLPPPVAAAPLPGLSATDLLAYERQLAMSKMGGVHSLMHPQGQHPLKQAALGMGTAGASQAIYDGGFQNVAAAQQLMYYQ, encoded by the exons ATGCAGCACCAGAGGctgaagcagcagcagcaacaagcTCTGATGCAGCAGGCTCTTCTCCAGCAGCATTCTCTCTACCACCCTGGCCTCTTAGCTCCTCCTCAG ATAGAGCCAATCCCAAGTGGAAATCTGCCTCCTGGTTTTGATCCAAGTACTTGCCGCAGTGT GTACGTGGGGAACATCCATACCCAGGTGACAGAACCACTTCTTCAAGAGGTTTTTGCAAGTACTGGTGCTGTTGAAAGTTGCAAACTTATAAGAAAGGAAAAG TCATCCTATGGGTTCATTCACTATTTTGATCGCAGATCAGCTGCTCTTGCAATAGTGTCTCTCAATGGCAGGCATCT GTTTGGGCAGCCTATCAAAGTAAATTGGGCATATGCTAGTGGTCAGAGGGAGGATACATCAG GTCATTTCAACATTTTTGTCGGTGATCTCAGCCCTGAGGTTACTGATGCTACATTATTTGCATGCTTCTCTGTTTATAACAGTTGTTC AGATGCAAGGGTTATGTGGGATCAGAAGACGGGGCGTTCAAGAGGCTTTGGGTTTGTCTCATTCCGAATCCAACAG GATGCTCAAAATGCGATCAATGACTTAACTG GTAAGTGGCTCGGCAGCAGACAGATACGTTGCAACTGGGCAACAAAAGGTGCTGCCGCCAATGAAGACAAGCAGAGTTCAGATGCTAAAAGTGTGGTGGAACTAACAAATGGCACATCAG AAGATGGAAAGGACACGGCAAACAGTGAGGCTCCGGAGAACAACCCTCAGTATACTACTGTTTACGTGGGCAATCTTGCTCCAGAG GTCAGTCAGCTTGATCTGCATCGCCATTTTCATGCTCTTGGTGTTGGAGTGATTGAGGAAGTTCGGCTGCAGCGTGACAAGGGCTTTGGTTTTGTGAGATTCAATACCCACTCTGAGGCAGCTCTGGCTATTCAAATGGGAAACACTCAGTCCATCTTGTGTGGTAGACAAATAAAG TGTTCTTGGGGTAGCAAGCCTACTCCACCAGGAACAGTTTCAAACCCACTCCCTCCGCCAGTGGCAGCAGCACCTTTGCCGGGCCTCTCTGCAACCGACCTTTTGGCCTATGAACGGCAACTGGCAATGAGCAAGATGGGTGGTGTCCATTCCCTCATGCACCCTCAGGGACAGCATCCCCTTAAGCAGGCAGCATTGGGAATGGGCACAGCTGGAGCAAGCCAAGCTATATACGACGGTGGATTCCAGAATGTTGCTGCTGCCCAGCAGCTCATGTACTACCAGTAG
- the LOC139187790 gene encoding uncharacterized protein: MGKTTVLESLMRFCSTIEALYTKEYLRTPTPRDMRRLLRKDEMRGFPDEYDYDAVDEYEPDPMNNSRTRIYCAHDRTEDPVQHEPLERDGRYNELIVQRYADVQEPYWHVTCQNDLIEHQRELHEGEDN; encoded by the exons ATGGGAAAAACTACTGTTCTGGAGTCCTTGATGCGATTTTGCTCTACAATTGAAGCCCTCTACACCAAAGAATACCTTCGAACACCCACGCCAAGGGACATGAGAAGGCTTCTGAGGAAGGATGAGATGCGAGGGttccctg atgagtatgattatgatgccgttgatgaatatgagccggatccgatgaacaactcaagaacacgtatctaCTGTGCTCATGACCGGACCGAAGATCCagtgcaacacgagccattggaacgcgatggacgttacaatgaattgatcgttCAGCGGTATGCTGATGTGCAAGAGCCATACTGGCACGTAACCTGCcagaatgacttgattgagcaccagCGGGAATTGCATGAAGGCgaagataattaa
- the LOC103443669 gene encoding jasmonate ZIM domain-containing protein 1-like has protein sequence MAAEKLNFAQTCNLLSQFLKEKRTLQVIPPTTMNLLTTMEAAASNSVDQTAQTPSSKPSIDLLPQFTKYPEAALGDQQPGSAAQMTIFYGGQVLVFNDLQAEKAKEIMGLATTGSSKISAGFVKKLGSENQSNVVAENKSQEIKVPTQARRASLHKFLAKRKERVTAVAPYQLNNQRASSPAKSDEQTSSRAEGQSSKQLELSL, from the exons ATGGCAGCTGAGAAGTTGAATTTCGCACAGACATGCAACCTCTTGAGCCAGTTCTTGAAGGAGAAGAGAACCCTTCAAGTCATCCCTCCCACAACCATGAACTTGCTGACGACCATGGAGGCTGCTGCTTCGAACTCAGTTGATCAGACGGCTCAGACTCCGTCGTCAAAACCCAGCATCGATTTGCTTCCGCAGTTCACCAAATACCCAGAAGCGGCTTTGGGAGATCAGCAGCCTGGATCTGCTGCCCAGATGACTATTTTTTATGGTGGGCAGGTGCTGGTTTTCAATGATCTGCAGGCTGAGAAGGCAAAGGAAATCATGGGTTTGGCTACAACTGGAAGCTCCAAGATTTCTGCTGGATTTGTGAAGAAATTGGGTTCTGAGAATCAGTCGAATGTTGTCGCTGAAAATAAATCTCAGGAAATTAAGGTGCCAACCCAGGCCAGAAGAGCTTCACTACACAAGTTCTTGGCCAAGAGAAAAGAAAG GGTGACAGCAGTAGCACCATATCAACTGAACAACCAGAGAGCATCTTCTCCTGCCAAAAGTGACGAGCAAACGAGTTCGAGGGCAGAAGGGCAAAGTTCAAAGCAGCTTGAACTCAGCCTCTAG